In Eleutherodactylus coqui strain aEleCoq1 chromosome 4, aEleCoq1.hap1, whole genome shotgun sequence, the following are encoded in one genomic region:
- the EPCIP gene encoding exosomal polycystin-1-interacting protein, with protein sequence MELRVLKPDSDDIGISMSFSKYQLFLLSFLNLYIMKHLVHGQNHTLIFSKDGNIRNCSCSSHVPSCCYSSANLMCNCKTITLPKNKTRLSYNSDLTIWFSDTNTLGRLLNFTFVHNLKLSLCGATTLPTEYLAIPGLRYLRVESETIQEQSLTITHCDVKDGLCPEDTSPPFHISYLDTSLFNGLPLLKSYSVENVSSMAEQFPNLPFSSWIFATNRSYIVTLIY encoded by the coding sequence ATGGAGTTACGCGTTTTGAAGCCTGACTCCGATGACATCGGGATATCAATGTCCTTCTCTAAATACCAGCTCTTCTTGCTCAGCTTCCTGAACCTCTACATAATGAAGCACCTCGTCCACGGCCAGAATCACACGCTGATATTCTCCAAGGACGGCAACATCCGgaactgcagctgctcctcccacGTCCCGAGCTGCTGCTACAGTAGCGCCAACCTGATGTGTAACTGTAAAACCATCACCCTGCCGAAAAACAAGACCAGGCTGAGCTACAACAGTGACCTGACCATCTGGTTCTCCGACACCAACACCCTGGGAAGGTTGCTTAACTTTACCTTTGTACATAACCTAAAACTGTCCTTGTGTGGCGCCACTACTCTCCCAACAGAGTATCTGGCCATCCCGGGGCTCCGCTACCTCCGCGTCGAATCCGAGACCATCCAAGAACAAAGTCTGACCATAACCCACTGCGATGTCAAGGACGGACTGTGCCCCGAGGATACCAGCCCCCCGTTTCACATCTCCTACTTGGACACGTCCCTGTTTAATGGACTCCCCTTGTTAAAGTCATACAGCGTGGAGAACGTTTCCAGCATGGCGGAGCAGTTTCCGAATCTGCCGTTTTCCAGCTGGATATTTGCCACCAATAGGAGCTACATTGTGACGTTAATATACTGA